The Eubalaena glacialis isolate mEubGla1 chromosome 3, mEubGla1.1.hap2.+ XY, whole genome shotgun sequence nucleotide sequence TGGCAGCTTGCTCCTGCACAGACTGCCACAGGGCCCGAATGTTGCCCTGGCCAAATCCAGTGGCCCCCTGCCTCTGAATCAGCTCTAGGAAGAAAGTGTCCTCTGCAAAGAAGGACTTGGTGAAGACCTGAAGCAGAAACTTGCCTCTGTCACCATCTAGCAAGACCCCCTGTCGGGCCAGCAGGCTAGGCTCATGCCCTGCAGCCAGGATCTGCTTCTCCTTGCCTGGCTGCTGGTAGTAGGCCTCAGGAGGAGTCAGGAACTGACCCCCGGCCGCTGCCACCCCCTCAGTGGCTTCCATGATATTTGGTGTGTATAGCCCCACGTGCTGCAGTCCAGGTCCCCCGTTCCGGGCCAGGAACTGCTCCACCTGGTCCTGTTGGCTGGTGACCCCCAGCAGGGACTCGGCCAGCACGAGGGTAGGGACAGCACTACCCGTAGGGGCCTGCAGGGCGGTGAGCCTCAGCCCCCCACGCCCGGACTCTGCTGCCACCTCCAGGCCCAGCTCCGGATCCTCACCTGGGCTCAGCGGCAGGTGGTGAAAGCCTAGACAGTCGTGGAACCAGCGCATCAGTTTTGGGGAGCTGCTGGGGGTGCAGGCCAAGGTCAGGTGGTCCACGTGGCTGACCCAGCCCGGGCCAGGTGCGGAGGGCACAGGCCTAAACCCGGGCAGGAAGGGCCCGCAGAAGCCAGTGCTTTCCAGCAGCGTCAGGCTGAGGTTGCCGGCCGGCGAGCTGACCACGGCGTAGGTGGCGGCGCCCTGCTCATCCCGAATGCAGACAGGGGGCACCGGCACGCTGCAGCCGAGCGCCGCCAGCGCCCGGGCCGCGGCGCCCGCGTCGGCCACGTCGAAGCACAGGTTCGTGGCACTGGGCACCGCATGATGCGGGTCCAGGCCGTACAGCGGCTCTCCGGGCCCCGCGCCCTCGTTCACCAAAAAGACCGCGTCCCCGCTCCGCAGAGCCAGCTGCCGCCAGCCGTCTGCCTCCCGCACCGCCAGGGGCTGGAAGCCGAAGAGGCGCTGCAGATCCTGGGCGAGGGGCAGCCCCGCGGGCACGTGGAAAGCGATATGGCACAGACGGCGGGCGGGCGCGGCCATGGCGGTCTGGATGGCGACCCCGGCCTGTCCTTCCCCTGGGGACAATCACTTGTCGTTCGGGACTCGGAGACTCTCAGTCCCTGGCTTGTCGTCGGAAGCCGGTGGAGTCCAATTTTGCCGGCAGACCGCGTTCCTCGATCTTTTTCGGGGAGAAGCCACAGACGGACCACTTGGGGGCTTGCGGTTCCCTCTGCCGAACCACGCCAAACTGGAGCTGCCTGGAGACCGCCTGCCTGGAGTCCGAGCTGCGGCTCTAGAGAACCACGAGGAGCCAGTGCAGGGGCGGGGCGAGAGAGAGGGGGCGGAGCCAGTGACTGCCACTCTCCACCCTCTCGCTCAGCCTGTGTCGCCGAGAGTACACCGGGGACACAGGACTGACCCTTCCCATGGCCTCTGGCTGGGCCTCACTCTTGGGTACTGACCTTCCCACGGCCTCT carries:
- the HPDL gene encoding 4-hydroxyphenylpyruvate dioxygenase-like protein, yielding MAAPARRLCHIAFHVPAGLPLAQDLQRLFGFQPLAVREADGWRQLALRSGDAVFLVNEGAGPGEPLYGLDPHHAVPSATNLCFDVADAGAAARALAALGCSVPVPPVCIRDEQGAATYAVVSSPAGNLSLTLLESTGFCGPFLPGFRPVPSAPGPGWVSHVDHLTLACTPSSSPKLMRWFHDCLGFHHLPLSPGEDPELGLEVAAESGRGGLRLTALQAPTGSAVPTLVLAESLLGVTSQQDQVEQFLARNGGPGLQHVGLYTPNIMEATEGVAAAGGQFLTPPEAYYQQPGKEKQILAAGHEPSLLARQGVLLDGDRGKFLLQVFTKSFFAEDTFFLELIQRQGATGFGQGNIRALWQSVQEQAARVHEA